GGTTGCGTTTATGAACCCTTGTTGGCCTTTGGCTTGACCGCTTGATTGGAAGAGAGTGGTGAGTATTACTGATTTTTTGTTGAGACTCTTGAGTTTCTTGATGTCGTAGTAGTCTAAAACGATGTGGAGGCTGAGGCTTTTCTTGTTGTCTTCGGTTGATTGGTCGGAGAATAAGGACATTGCGTCGTTGGAAAGGGCGAGGACGGTTATGGTTTGACGGGAGTTGATGGTGGAAGCGAGCCCGGTTTGGGAGAGGAGGTTGTTGAAAGTGGAGAACTCATTGTTCAGGTTTAAGATGCGTGTGATGTTGAATGCGTTGGCGTAGAGGAATGtagaagcaaagaagaagaagaaagcagaAGTAGAAGACATTGTGTGGATTTGGTTGATGAGGTTGATTGTTGTGGATATGGTGTGAGCTTCTTATAGAGTAGAGATCTGTAAGTTTGATTTGGTGTCTTGTTTAGACATGAAGAAGAGAGTGTCTTTCTCCACACTTTGAGGACACTTGTGtcgtgtcttttttttttttggattaagaGCACTTGTCGGGAGTCTCAGGACCGATTATGGTGGTTACTTTTTTAAGTGTTTAGGCTATCAAGTGATGTTAAAGCAATGCTCTAAAGGTCAGTCTAGGTGATAACTGTTATATCCGaaacgatttttttaaaattcataattcAATTCAGTTTAAAccattttaaaacaattaaactTGGTCTAATTCGATCTAGATTTATCTATTTTGTTAATatctaactagattttgacccgccctTCGAAGGGcgagtatattttttgttttaattttataaatttttttttatatttgtgtattctttgttattttattggtgtataatcaaaatttattttataaagtaaCAGCAATTTAAAAATTGATCCAACATACGTTTGGTTCTTTGTAATTATATtctctgtttctgtttttttttgtaatcatattgtATGTTCTAGAATTTGACCCGTATTTATACTGttggtttgtaatttttttgtttttatgtttctataaatatgtttctagaaatttaatttatgtctaactgtttattcattttatttaagaagCTTCTTAGTATTCTCTTTATATAATTgtatctaatttatttaatcAATATTAGGGAGATTATCaataaatgttacatatttatagaaacattaaaaaaaaattacaaaccaaTATTATATCCACAgatcaaaatctaaaacatataatatgattacaaagaaatGGGTACACATACATATAATTACAAAGAGCCGAACGTATGGTGGATCAACTTTTAAATTgttactattttataaaatatattttgattaaaatttatacacaaatatgGTTACAAAGAAtacacaaatataattttttttaaatatcatttttgccaacaaatttttaattaatggcccaaatgatgaaaaaagaaagaaaatacatATGGTGCAagacaaataaaagtaaaccaaaaaatataaattatagtgGAGTACACTGTACACGTCAATTGTTGCAGTTATATTCAGAATAATTAGGACAGTTTCATTTCACAAGCTTACCTCATTATTATACGAAAAAAGTGATAACTGTCATTGGTAGATAAAATTAGAAAGTGTTAGTACTTTGcagttatataaaaattagtttttttaactGGATCCTACTTTTATCAATTGGTCAcactgctgttttaatagaatagatttatcaataatattatataattagacataaaaaagagagagaattaCAAGTAACATTGTTACACATGTTGCAGAAATTTGTTCCTCTTTATATCCCCATGAAAATGGAACAGAGATACttgaaatacatttttattgttttttttaatatccatACAGGAAAAAAAGAACCATAAACGTCGTCAATAGGAGTATGATCgtagagaagaaaacaaaatgaaaaaaaaaaaaatccgataATGCAGATGATAAAACTCATCTTCTTTTTTGGTTCCTAAGCTCTTATTGCTTCTCTTTTATCTCATCAGGCTGTTGCATTTCCGTTTGATTGAGAATCTGTTCGGACGTAAGTCATACTACGAGTACTTGGAGCTGCAGCAACGCTGTTGGTGCCAGTCTCAGCTGAATCACGTTTCCATTGCATACTCCTGGCTCCACCTCTAACAACAGAACGACCCCTAAATGCACCACCAGGGATACCTCTTCTGTAAGGTGAGGAGGCTCTTGCGTACCTTCCTGCTCGAGACCATGACATGCTCGACGCAGCCTCCTGTTGTTGTTCATTGCTTCCTTTCACAATCTGCATCCATCAGAAAAATACAAACTAAGACtcttaaccattcctaaagACTACCAAACACCTACATgagattttcaatattttttaccTTGAGAATCCGAGACATGAATGATGTACCGTCCAGAGATAATGCACTCTCTGCAGACTCTTTGCGCGTGAACTCGATATATGCTGATCTGCAAAAGGCGAACAACTTTGGTCACTTAAAAGCCTCTGGTAACTAAACTTTGCAAGGTCCCGAATGCAGATAACTTACCCACTTGGTTGCCCTGTCGCTGAATCTGTAACTATGACAGCTTTAAGCACTTCACCAAACTTGTTGAAATGCCTTGAAAGGCTATCCTTGGTGGCACCAAAATGAACCTGTTTTACGACCAAACCACACTCGAATTAATACAACCAATGAAAAACAAATTCGCTCAGTTTCAGTTCAGGAGTAAATAAAGAGTCACAGTCATTACATTGGCGACAAAGATTGTTCGAGACTTAGCATCTTCCAAAGGGCGGCTAGTAGATAATGTCCCTACAAATACCAGTATATCATGTTTAGACCAACTCATGAAGAAGAACTTAACCAACAGGAACCCAAGAAGTTACAATACCatgaatctttaaaaaaaaaaactcaccagGAACAGGTTTCTTAATCAATGAGTCTTCTTTCGCAATGGTAGCAGGTTTCACCGTTGATGATTCTGTGATAGCTTCACTAGATGTATATCTTTGCAGGCCCACACCTGGTACTTTCATCTGCTCCTCTAACTTCACTGTCTTCCCTGTATCTGCATTGCCAGAGAAACCTCCATTCTTCTGCTTGGTTGCAACTTCAGTAAAGTGATTTTGATAATTGGTCCCTTTAACTCTATTAGGGTCATCGACTAAACGATGCTGCAGACTTTTTGGATTGTTAATTCTGTTCCCAAGTGAAGAACTCGAGTAAGAGCCATTAACACTTGAACCGAGTCTGCTTGGCTGCAAGCCAGTGTCAAAAGTCGTCATGTTATCAACATACACTCCATTGTTGTCAAGACGCTGCGAGTATTGATGCTGCACCGGTTCCTGAtcttcgctacgttcttcattcTTAGGGGGGACTTCACCGAGTACCATACGTTGGTTCGAAGTTTCAGGAAAACCCGCTGAGTGGCTGATTCTGTCAAAGACGCTTCTCCCAGCTTTTGGATTCTTGGCACCTTCAGCTGCTTCGGCGACAGCTTTCACAACAGTGGCCATGGGATTCACGGCCTTCGCAACAGATCGGGTTTTCCGAGGTGGGTCCGGTTCAGATGAGTCTTGAGTCGATGCGGATACCACTGAGCGGAGACGTTTTAATGAGGGTTCAGTTGGTTTTGATGTACCCAGAGCATCTCGCATAGCGAACTGAAGCAGCCGGCTAGAAACAACAGGTTTAGCCTCCCTCTATCATAGAAGTCAAAGAAAGATCATCAGAGAACCATAACCACTATACGTACATTAGATTTACATCAGGATATGCATTAGAAGACTGACAAAAGGTAACCCAATCACACAAAGTCAAGAGTGCCTGAAGCAGAACGCAAAGGTACCCTCTGGCCTAAATTTGACTCTCAGAACATC
The Brassica napus cultivar Da-Ae chromosome A1, Da-Ae, whole genome shotgun sequence DNA segment above includes these coding regions:
- the LOC106351482 gene encoding protein gar2; its protein translation is MGSDDDDRTFNGDFSEEGVVKLKERVKVKLKEYMGDYTDDILVEYVIVLLKNGRRREEAKNELKIFLADDSDSFVAWLWDHLAESMDEYFTSSQVEKTTVRSSLVSSLNEDKALVQMDSESEKGRAPSRRSRQWRTQPNASDVPPLLSSEVHKVHNYEKEDHRERHGKRSPSPKTHSHRKRSKTDSSRNEQREAKPVVSSRLLQFAMRDALGTSKPTEPSLKRLRSVVSASTQDSSEPDPPRKTRSVAKAVNPMATVVKAVAEAAEGAKNPKAGRSVFDRISHSAGFPETSNQRMVLGEVPPKNEERSEDQEPVQHQYSQRLDNNGVYVDNMTTFDTGLQPSRLGSSVNGSYSSSSLGNRINNPKSLQHRLVDDPNRVKGTNYQNHFTEVATKQKNGGFSGNADTGKTVKLEEQMKVPGVGLQRYTSSEAITESSTVKPATIAKEDSLIKKPVPGTLSTSRPLEDAKSRTIFVANVHFGATKDSLSRHFNKFGEVLKAVIVTDSATGQPSGSAYIEFTRKESAESALSLDGTSFMSRILKIVKGSNEQQQEAASSMSWSRAGRYARASSPYRRGIPGGAFRGRSVVRGGARSMQWKRDSAETGTNSVAAAPSTRSMTYVRTDSQSNGNATA